The following DNA comes from Oceanococcus atlanticus.
TCAGGCCAACCACCGCCATCTGATGCAGCACGCCACCGCCCAGGGCGTAGAAGGCCAGGCTCATGGCCGCCACCGCAGGCAGAATCACCGCAACCAGCAAGGCCAGCCGCATGCCCATGGAGAACACCAGCACCAGCAGGATGATGGCCACAGCCATGAGCAGCGAGCGCGACAGGCCATCCAGACGGTCCTTGACCCGCCCCGGCTGGTAGAACATTTCCTGAATCTGCAGCGGGGCCAACTGCGGACGCAACGCATCGACCAGGGCGCGCATGCGTTCACCGTAGGCCACCGCATTGATGGTGTTCTGCGCCGCAATCACATCAACCAGCACGGCGGGTTCGCCGTTGTGCCACATCCGCGGCGTGGAGGGCTCCTGCGGCCCCAGCCAAACCTCACTCAGGGCAGCCAGCGGGATGACATCACCACTGGGCAAGCGCACCGGGGTTTGGCGCAACTCCTCGATGCTGCGGAACTCGGTTTCCGGCTTCAGCGTCATGCGCGTGGAACCCGCCACCAGCGAACCCGCACCCAACAACTGCACGCGCCCGGCCAGCTGCTGGGCCAGATTCTGCGCGCTGATGCCATAACGCGCTGCGGTGGCATCTTCCAGCGCAATATTGACCTGCTCACCGGGCTCGCCATACACGTCGATACGCACCAGATCGCCGAGCTGCAGAAACGCATCGCGCAAGGTCCGCGCGGCCGCAGCCATTTGATGCAGATCGTCGCTGCCGGTCACCGCGTAGGTTGCCGTGCTGGTCGTGATCACCCGGTCATCCAGCTCCGGCTCCTCAACACCGGGCGGGAAAAACACCCGAGCGCGATCGATCGCCCGGCGCACCTCATTCCACTTCGATTCGGTGTCGTAGATGTGATCCTTCATCACCACCGTGGTCAGGGCTACGTTGTTGCGCACGGTCGAGCGGACAAAGTCCAGATCAGCAATTTCGCTGATCTCGCGCTCCAAATGGGCCACCACCAGCTTGCGAATCCGCTCCGCATCAGCCCCCGGAAAAATGGTTTTAATCACGCCGCCGCGATACGGAAAAAACGGGTCTTCCTGGCGCGGCATGCTCAGGTAGGCGAGCACGCCAATCAGCACGAACAACACGGTCACCGCCAGATTGAGGCGCCGCGCAGCGAGAACTTGATGCATACGCATGGGCGTCTCCTATTTGACGCGCTCGACGCGCTGGCCATGCTGCAGCCCTGACAGACCAGCGATCACCACCAGATCACCGGCCGCCAGCTCACCACTGACCAGCACCCGCTCTCCGAGGATACGAACGAGCTGAACCGCACGCGCTTCGACCGTATCTTCACGCAGTTGGAACACCCGCGGCGCACCCAGACCAATGTCCACCACAGCCCGCATGGGCACCGACAGCAGGGTCTGTTGCGGGGTCGACGGCAGGGCCACACCCAGGGTCATGCCGGCATGCAGGCGTGCATCCTGAGGCAGACGCACGACCACACGATTCAGCGCGCCGGGCAAGCTGGCCGTGGCGATGCGTGAAATTTCGCCGTGTACATCCAGGGCTTCACCAAACTGCAGCAGCGTGACGTTCTGGCCGAGCTCCAACACCGGCAACATCCGCGCCAGCACGCCGATTTCCAGTTCCAGATGACTCTCGCCGCTGAGCGCAAGCACGCTCTGCCCCGGCGCCACGATCTGACCTTCATCCACCATCACCGCGGTGATTTCGCCGGCAAACGGGGCTTTGAGCCGGGTTTCGTCGAGCAGGGCCTGAGCGCGGGCACGCTCGGCCCGGGCCAGCGACAAGGCTGCCTTGAGCGCCTGTGCATTGGCCTCGACCTGCTCATGCTCTTCACGCGTGGCAGCACCGCTGGCGAACAATCCGTCGACCCGACGCTGGTCGCGCTGAGCCTGGTCATAGCGGGTCTGCAATTCCTGCTCACGCGCCACCGCGGACTCAAGCGCCGGGGCCAGCTGCGGATTGTCGAGCACCAGCAACAACTCGCCGGCCTGCACCCGCTGCCCGACCTCGACCACGCGGCGCGCCACGCGCCCGCTGGTCTGAAATGCCAGATCGGCGCCGCTGGACGCCGTGACCGTGCCACTGAACGGCAACGGCGCAACCGAGCTGATCGTCTCAACCGGTGCGACGCGAACATAGCGCGAGGCATTCGGGGCCTCGTTGGCGGATGCATCCACCGCTTCATCGCTGCCGCCACACGCGGCCACACTCACAACAGCGACCATGCTCAACAGAGCGACGGCAACGCGCTTTTGTGTCTTGATAAACATCATGCGGTTTTCCTCAAAACCTGGTGCACGAGCGGCATCGATGTTGCGCTCGAGCAAATGTGAACAGCGGCAACATAAGCACCCATGTTGACATTGTCAACATTAATTTCGCACCATAGCGCCGTAATGACGCGCTCTTCTGAAAAATCGGCCTACCATCACGGCAACCTGCGTGCCGCACTGCTGGATACCGCTCGTTCACTGGTTCAGGCGCAAGGCCTGGACGGCCTCACATTACGTGCCGTAGCCGAACGACTGGGCGTGTCACGCAGTGCGATTTATCGCCACTACAGCAGCAAAGATGAGTTGCTTGGCCAAATCATCATGGAAGGTTTTGAGCAGTTGCGGGCAGCCACCGCCGAGGCTGCGCAGCAACGTGCCAAGCGCACGGAAAGCTGTCCGCTGGATCAGCTGCACCATATGGGCCTGGCCTATATCCGTTTCGCGGTGGAGCACGCCGACCTGTATGACCTGATGTTCCATCCCAGCCTGATCGGACGCAGTTGCGACACGGTGAAGATGGCCTCTTTGCGCTCGTACGAAGTGCTCACCGACATGCTGCAGCGCTGCCAGCAGGCCGGCCAGATCAAAGCGGGCGAGCCGCACCGCCAGGCCTTTGCCATCTGGGCTTCGCTGCATGGATTGGTCAGCCTGTGTCGGGGGCGCCCACCGCACGCGGTGCCAGAAGCCACCCTGGAGGGCGGCTTTGAGATGCTGCTAGAGCAGCTCATGGCGGGGCTGGCCACACAGCAGCAATGGCGCAGCGTGCTGCAAACCGACACATCCGACTGAGTCATCGGAGTGCCGAACAGCGCGCCCGGCACAAGCCATGCATGCACTAAACTGATGCGGTCACGAATGACCCACAGAACAAAACCTACTCAATAGGAGCGACGACGGAGCGGCGCCACCTGAGCCTCACCAGGAGACCGCCGACCATGAATAAGCCGTCTGCAACCTTGCTGTTTCTGATCACCCTGACTGCCTGCGGTGGCGGTAACGGCACCAGCACCCCGACACCGACACCCACCCCACCGCAATCCACCGCCTCGCCAACACCGAACCCAACGTCTTCGGCAACACCATCACCCTCCGCCAGCACGTCACCCTCGCCTACCGCCACACCGGGACCACAAAGCGCCACGCTTAAAGTTGTCTCCAACCGTGCGGATCTGATTTCTGGCGGCGATGTGTTGATTCAGGTCGAACTTGACGACGCCGCCGATGCACCCCAGCTGGTGGTGCTGCGCGATGGCGTGGACACCGGAGCATCCCTCAGCGCCGCCCCCGCAACGCCGAATGTACTGCTCGGTCTGGTCGAAGGCCTGCAACTGGGCGAGAACACGCTCACGACCAATTTAGGCGGCAGCGTCAGTGTCATCAATCATCCGATTGGCGGACCGGTCTTCACCGGCCCGCAGATCCAACCCTGGCACTGCGGCAACGCGGATGCGAGCGACGCGCAGTGCAATCAGCCGGTGACCTACGCATGGCTATACAAATCCAGCGACCCCACGGCTGCAGGCCTGCTGCCCTACGATCCGGACAATCCACCAGCCGATGTGGCCACCACGACCACCGACAACGGCGAAACCATCCCGTTTCTGGTGCGTGAAGAATCCGGCTATCAGGCACGCGACAAATACACGATCTACACCCTGCACAAAGCCGACGAAGCATGGACGCCGGCCAGCCCGCAATCGCAGTGGAATGGGCGCCTGCTGGTCACGCACGGTGGCAATTGCCGCGGCGATCACGACACCAGCTCGCCGCGTTTCGACGATTACGCCGGCACCATTCCGGCCAATCCCGCGATCGAGCAGTCCTATATCGCCGCTCTGGGCCAGGGCTGGGCGGTGCTTTCCACCGCCCAGCTCAACCTCGGCCACAACTGCAACCTGTCGTATCAGGCCGAATCGTTGCTGATGGCCAAGGAGCGTTTTGTCGAACAGTACGGCGCGCTGCGTTATACCGTCGGCACTGGTTGCTCGGGCGGCGCCATCACGCAGAACATGATTGCCAACGCCTACCCCGGCCTGTACCAGGGCCTGCTCACCACCTGCACCTACCCGGATGTGATGAGCACCGCGACCCAGTTTGCCGACTATCACATCCTGCTGCGCTACTTCGGCACCATTGATGACATACCGGCCGGCTTCCCCGCTTCGGCCCAAGAGCTGCCGGTCACCCAGGACGAAATCGCCTTCACCACCGCGCGTGACGGCACCAATTTCACCGTGGCACAGCAAAATGCTATCTACGGCCATCCCAACGGCATCGTCAACGCCTACCTGGCCAATGACGCCCTGTTTGCCGAAGCGGTCGATCCGCAGTCGTCTTGTGGCGGCATCAGCGATGAGGCGCGCTACCATCCGGACACCAACCCGTCCGGCGCACGTTGCGACGTGCTGACCTTCATGCGCAACATGGTCGGCCCGCGTCAGCGTTTCGATCTCAACGGCAACGACCGCTGGTCAGCCAATGAAGTGCTGTTGGGCCAGGGTTTTGCCGGCTTTCCGCTTGGCAATCAGGGCGTGCAGTACGGCCTGGGCGCATTGCAGAGCGGCCTGATCACGCCCGATCAGTTCCTCGCCCTCAACGTGAACATCGGCGGCGTCGACACCGACCTGAACGTCACCAGCCAACGTCTGGCCCCGGACACACCGGCGCTGCCCAACGCCTACCGCAGCGGCATCCTCAACACCATCGTCAATATGGATACCGTGGCCATCATCAACATGACCGGCCCGGACCCCGGCGCCGCACACGACAGCGTTCACGGTTACTGGGTGCGCTGGCGCCTGGAACGCGAGTTCGGCCATCGAGACAACTTCGTTCACTGGGGTGGCGCCACGCCGCTGATCGGCAATCCGTCGTTC
Coding sequences within:
- a CDS encoding efflux RND transporter periplasmic adaptor subunit, whose amino-acid sequence is MMFIKTQKRVAVALLSMVAVVSVAACGGSDEAVDASANEAPNASRYVRVAPVETISSVAPLPFSGTVTASSGADLAFQTSGRVARRVVEVGQRVQAGELLLVLDNPQLAPALESAVAREQELQTRYDQAQRDQRRVDGLFASGAATREEHEQVEANAQALKAALSLARAERARAQALLDETRLKAPFAGEITAVMVDEGQIVAPGQSVLALSGESHLELEIGVLARMLPVLELGQNVTLLQFGEALDVHGEISRIATASLPGALNRVVVRLPQDARLHAGMTLGVALPSTPQQTLLSVPMRAVVDIGLGAPRVFQLREDTVEARAVQLVRILGERVLVSGELAAGDLVVIAGLSGLQHGQRVERVK
- a CDS encoding TetR/AcrR family transcriptional regulator, encoding MTRSSEKSAYHHGNLRAALLDTARSLVQAQGLDGLTLRAVAERLGVSRSAIYRHYSSKDELLGQIIMEGFEQLRAATAEAAQQRAKRTESCPLDQLHHMGLAYIRFAVEHADLYDLMFHPSLIGRSCDTVKMASLRSYEVLTDMLQRCQQAGQIKAGEPHRQAFAIWASLHGLVSLCRGRPPHAVPEATLEGGFEMLLEQLMAGLATQQQWRSVLQTDTSD
- a CDS encoding DUF6351 family protein, encoding MNKPSATLLFLITLTACGGGNGTSTPTPTPTPPQSTASPTPNPTSSATPSPSASTSPSPTATPGPQSATLKVVSNRADLISGGDVLIQVELDDAADAPQLVVLRDGVDTGASLSAAPATPNVLLGLVEGLQLGENTLTTNLGGSVSVINHPIGGPVFTGPQIQPWHCGNADASDAQCNQPVTYAWLYKSSDPTAAGLLPYDPDNPPADVATTTTDNGETIPFLVREESGYQARDKYTIYTLHKADEAWTPASPQSQWNGRLLVTHGGNCRGDHDTSSPRFDDYAGTIPANPAIEQSYIAALGQGWAVLSTAQLNLGHNCNLSYQAESLLMAKERFVEQYGALRYTVGTGCSGGAITQNMIANAYPGLYQGLLTTCTYPDVMSTATQFADYHILLRYFGTIDDIPAGFPASAQELPVTQDEIAFTTARDGTNFTVAQQNAIYGHPNGIVNAYLANDALFAEAVDPQSSCGGISDEARYHPDTNPSGARCDVLTFMRNMVGPRQRFDLNGNDRWSANEVLLGQGFAGFPLGNQGVQYGLGALQSGLITPDQFLALNVNIGGVDTDLNVTSQRLAPDTPALPNAYRSGILNTIVNMDTVAIINMTGPDPGAAHDSVHGYWVRWRLEREFGHRDNFVHWGGATPLIGNPSFMNDALFAMATWLDAVEADTGDAALANKIISNKPASLEDQCELIPGQMCPEEAMMVFGTPRTVAGDDIYGDQVQCQLRPFSREDDYGFANDGLPAPFADWTEAQWLQLESAFDVNGTPMVCDWSKRPLQWQPTITWLRYQDELGDMITGGQQMSPADYPTGWASAAFRKVWEPGWQADPTR